One genomic segment of Rhizobium viscosum includes these proteins:
- a CDS encoding sugar transferase: protein MDLNKSISEESFRVTPVRQVNARFPVTALDSIVPPPASVQFVLKRAFDIFASISALIVLAPLLLVVAALIKMDSPGPVLFKQTRWGKNCRAIKVYKFRSMRTDMQDVTGVAQTVKNDPRVTRVGAFLRRSNIDELPQLLNVLKGDMSVVGPRCHAIGMRAGGMLYEELVPQYHHRHAMRPGITGLAQMRGLRGPTDRPAKARARIASDLHYVENFSVLMDIRIIVGTLISELNGGKGF, encoded by the coding sequence ATGGACCTTAACAAGAGTATTTCTGAAGAGAGCTTTCGCGTTACGCCTGTTCGTCAGGTAAACGCGAGGTTCCCAGTTACCGCTCTCGACAGCATCGTTCCGCCGCCTGCCTCAGTGCAGTTCGTGCTAAAGCGAGCCTTCGATATTTTTGCCTCGATCAGCGCACTCATCGTGCTTGCTCCGCTTCTTCTGGTCGTCGCAGCCCTGATCAAGATGGACAGCCCCGGTCCAGTGCTCTTCAAGCAGACCCGCTGGGGCAAGAACTGCCGCGCCATCAAGGTCTACAAGTTCCGTTCCATGCGTACGGATATGCAAGACGTCACCGGCGTTGCACAGACGGTCAAGAATGACCCCCGCGTGACCCGCGTCGGCGCTTTCCTGCGTCGCTCGAACATCGATGAGTTGCCTCAGCTTCTCAACGTGCTCAAGGGTGACATGTCGGTTGTCGGACCGCGCTGCCATGCAATCGGCATGCGTGCGGGCGGCATGCTCTATGAAGAGCTGGTTCCGCAATATCACCACCGCCACGCCATGCGTCCGGGCATCACAGGCCTAGCCCAGATGCGCGGCCTGCGTGGCCCGACCGACCGCCCCGCCAAGGCGCGCGCCCGCATCGCCAGCGATCTCCATTATGTCGAGAACTTCTCGGTATTGATGGACATCCGCATCATCGTCGGAACGTTGATTTCCGAGCTGAACGGTGGCAAAGGCTTCTGA
- the chpT gene encoding histidine phosphotransferase ChpT, whose translation MSKNPNLTLSGPDLAALLCSRVCHDVISPVGAINNGLELLDEGGADSDAMDLIRTSALNASVRLKFARLAFGASGSVGASIDTGEAERAAKDFAVAEKKTEVSWSGPRAIVAKNRVKLLLNLFLVAYSSIPRGGNLDITLENPEFDASFKLVAKGKLMRVPPKFVEIATGTAEEAIDAHSIQPYYTVLLAEECGMVLDYSASAEEIVFTAKVAAT comes from the coding sequence ATGTCCAAGAACCCGAATCTCACTCTGTCCGGCCCGGACCTGGCAGCACTTCTGTGCAGCCGGGTGTGCCATGACGTGATCTCGCCCGTCGGCGCGATCAACAACGGTCTGGAGCTTCTGGACGAAGGCGGAGCGGATTCGGACGCCATGGATCTCATCCGCACTAGTGCGCTCAATGCCTCGGTCCGTCTCAAATTCGCACGCCTTGCCTTTGGTGCATCCGGTTCTGTCGGCGCTTCGATCGACACCGGCGAGGCCGAACGTGCAGCCAAGGACTTTGCCGTGGCCGAGAAGAAGACCGAAGTAAGTTGGAGTGGCCCACGCGCGATTGTCGCCAAGAACAGGGTCAAGCTGCTCCTTAACCTCTTCCTTGTCGCCTATTCTTCCATTCCGCGTGGTGGCAATCTGGATATTACGCTGGAGAATCCGGAATTCGATGCCAGCTTCAAGCTCGTCGCCAAAGGCAAGCTGATGCGCGTCCCGCCGAAATTCGTCGAAATCGCCACCGGCACCGCCGAGGAAGCGATCGATGCGCATTCGATCCAGCCTTATTACACTGTGCTGCTGGCGGAAGAATGCGGCATGGTTCTGGATTATTCAGCCAGTGCCGAAGAGATCGTCTTCACTGCCAAGGTCGCCGCAACGTAG
- the cysQ gene encoding 3'(2'),5'-bisphosphate nucleotidase CysQ, translating into MLKTFERAALEAGKAIIEVFCDGCPVEMKADESPVTIADQEAERIILAHLKRDFPEIPIIAEESVAVGRVPDITGKSFFLVDPLDGTREFLDKRQEFTVNIAYVENGIPVAGIVYAPALGIAFSGERGSAEKLLIDENFAITERMPIKVRKQPLESTALASFRHDSPETGLFLARHAISKCTNIGSSLKFCLLAEGKADVYPRFTRTMEWDTAAGDAVLRAAGGLTVTMDGQPLVYGKTGAAADFDFANPHFVSWGGTKPALERA; encoded by the coding sequence ATGCTGAAGACATTTGAACGGGCGGCACTCGAAGCCGGCAAAGCCATTATAGAAGTCTTCTGCGATGGCTGCCCGGTGGAAATGAAAGCTGATGAAAGCCCGGTGACGATCGCCGACCAGGAGGCCGAGCGCATCATACTGGCGCATCTGAAACGCGACTTCCCTGAGATCCCCATTATCGCCGAAGAATCGGTAGCCGTTGGCAGGGTGCCTGATATCACCGGAAAGTCCTTCTTCCTGGTCGATCCTCTGGATGGCACCCGCGAATTCCTGGACAAGCGCCAGGAGTTCACCGTCAATATCGCCTATGTGGAAAATGGCATTCCCGTTGCCGGTATCGTCTATGCCCCAGCGCTCGGCATCGCTTTTTCCGGCGAACGCGGAAGCGCGGAGAAACTGCTGATCGACGAGAACTTTGCGATAACGGAGAGAATGCCGATCAAAGTGCGCAAACAGCCGCTAGAAAGTACGGCACTCGCGAGTTTTCGGCATGATAGTCCCGAGACTGGCCTCTTCCTCGCCAGGCATGCGATCTCCAAATGTACCAACATCGGCTCGTCCCTGAAATTCTGTCTGTTGGCAGAAGGCAAGGCCGACGTCTACCCACGCTTCACCCGCACCATGGAGTGGGATACCGCGGCCGGCGATGCGGTGTTGCGCGCAGCCGGCGGGCTGACTGTCACCATGGACGGCCAGCCTCTCGTCTACGGCAAAACCGGGGCGGCTGCTGATTTCGACTTCGCAAATCCCCATTTCGTCTCCTGGGGCGGCACGAAGCCTGCGCTTGAGCGGGCGTAG
- a CDS encoding paraquat-inducible protein A, translating to MPSRRGRRQCVRRGGRNLNRLSAIRPVLLVTAPFLLALGLVLPLIRFEKLWFFDETPSLLEIVASLWNGGDAALAALVALVSIVLPVLKMIGIAAESMAAGGTGGLFYRNVVPHLSKWSMMDVLLVAIVIAAAKTTGLANAFTQPGLWCYAASAMISGLLHSLKGNASGPK from the coding sequence ATGCCAAGCCGTCGCGGCAGGAGACAGTGTGTTCGAAGAGGAGGCAGAAATTTGAACAGGCTTTCGGCGATCCGGCCCGTTCTATTGGTGACGGCGCCGTTTCTTCTGGCGCTTGGCCTTGTGTTGCCGCTCATCCGTTTCGAGAAGCTCTGGTTTTTCGACGAGACGCCGTCACTGCTGGAAATCGTGGCTTCGCTCTGGAATGGAGGCGACGCGGCGCTTGCGGCACTGGTTGCGCTCGTCTCGATCGTACTGCCGGTTTTGAAAATGATCGGGATCGCCGCTGAATCCATGGCTGCCGGCGGCACCGGCGGCCTGTTTTATCGCAACGTCGTGCCGCATCTGTCCAAGTGGTCCATGATGGACGTGCTGCTCGTCGCGATCGTGATTGCGGCAGCGAAGACGACGGGGCTTGCGAATGCGTTTACGCAACCCGGCCTCTGGTGTTACGCGGCCTCGGCAATGATTTCGGGCCTTCTTCATTCCCTTAAGGGAAATGCGTCCGGCCCGAAATAA
- a CDS encoding DUF6867 family protein, translated as MQGLFFESDNGVKLVIRAFVVLIGFWTAWRAGRAVADGWNNYSLVIVYTFLLVWAMQFLHHALFNGPMLSALFYIIDFVTLLIFSTAGFQYRRTNQMVNNYYWLYEKTSAFSWKEKH; from the coding sequence ATGCAGGGACTTTTCTTCGAAAGCGACAACGGGGTGAAGCTCGTCATCCGCGCGTTCGTTGTGCTCATCGGTTTCTGGACGGCGTGGCGCGCCGGCAGGGCGGTTGCGGACGGCTGGAACAACTATTCGCTGGTCATCGTCTATACCTTCCTGCTCGTATGGGCGATGCAGTTCCTGCATCATGCGCTGTTTAACGGCCCGATGCTCAGCGCCCTCTTCTACATCATCGATTTCGTAACTCTGCTGATCTTCTCGACAGCCGGGTTCCAGTATCGCCGCACCAACCAAATGGTGAACAACTATTACTGGCTGTACGAAAAAACTTCCGCGTTTTCGTGGAAGGAGAAACATTGA
- a CDS encoding DUF1134 domain-containing protein: MRLQFLGRFIGFCRLLTAIMISSMMITGQAAAQQQNNSQYTVQEIVDAGHSFFGETSGGLAKVVESAFQKYGLPNGYILGQEGGGAFIAGLTYGEGQLNTKNAGEHPLYWQGPSLGLDYGGQGSRVMMLVYDLPSIDSIYARFGGVSGSAYVIAGFGMTLLKNNNVLVVPIRTGVGARLGINVGYLKVTPNPTWNPF; the protein is encoded by the coding sequence ATGCGCCTCCAATTTCTCGGAAGATTTATCGGCTTCTGCAGGTTGCTGACCGCTATCATGATCTCGTCGATGATGATTACGGGACAGGCCGCAGCGCAGCAGCAGAACAACAGCCAGTATACAGTGCAGGAAATCGTCGATGCCGGTCATTCCTTCTTCGGCGAGACCAGTGGCGGCCTTGCCAAGGTGGTTGAAAGCGCCTTTCAAAAATATGGCCTGCCGAACGGCTATATCCTCGGCCAGGAAGGCGGCGGCGCCTTCATCGCCGGCCTCACCTACGGCGAAGGCCAGCTCAATACCAAGAATGCCGGCGAGCATCCGCTCTACTGGCAGGGTCCGTCTCTCGGTCTCGACTATGGCGGCCAGGGCTCCCGCGTCATGATGCTGGTCTACGACCTGCCATCCATCGACTCCATCTACGCGCGCTTTGGCGGTGTCAGCGGTTCGGCCTACGTCATTGCCGGCTTCGGGATGACGCTTCTCAAGAACAACAACGTTCTGGTCGTGCCGATCCGTACCGGCGTCGGTGCCCGTCTCGGCATCAATGTCGGCTACCTGAAGGTGACGCCGAACCCGACCTGGAACCCCTTCTGA
- a CDS encoding ABC transporter ATP-binding protein gives MSPVENTMSNDTLLKVEHLSMKFGGLMAINDLSFEAKRGDITALIGPNGAGKTTVFNCITGFYKPTMGMITLTQRGGKQYLLERLPDFRITKEAKVARTFQNIRLFSGLTVLENLLVAQHNKLMKASGFTVLGLLGIGPYKKEAAGAIELARFWLEKADLIDRADDPAGDLPYGAQRRLEIARAMCTGPELLCLDEPAAGLNPRESAALNALLKGIRAETGTSILLIEHDMSVVMEISDHVIVLEYGQKISDGNPDHVKNDPRVIAAYLGVEDEEVEEVIATVEGGAI, from the coding sequence ATGAGCCCTGTCGAGAACACGATGTCGAATGACACTTTGCTCAAGGTCGAGCACCTGTCGATGAAGTTCGGCGGCCTGATGGCCATCAACGACTTATCCTTCGAGGCCAAGCGTGGCGATATCACCGCGCTGATCGGCCCGAACGGTGCGGGTAAAACGACGGTCTTCAACTGCATCACCGGCTTCTACAAGCCGACGATGGGTATGATTACGCTGACACAGAGGGGCGGCAAACAGTACCTGCTCGAGCGTCTGCCGGACTTCCGCATCACCAAGGAAGCCAAGGTTGCCCGTACCTTCCAGAACATCCGTCTATTCTCGGGCCTCACTGTTCTGGAAAACCTGCTGGTCGCTCAGCACAACAAGCTGATGAAGGCTTCGGGCTTCACGGTGCTCGGTCTGCTCGGCATCGGTCCCTATAAGAAGGAAGCGGCTGGCGCCATCGAGCTTGCGCGCTTTTGGCTGGAGAAGGCCGATCTTATCGACCGCGCCGACGACCCGGCCGGCGATTTGCCTTACGGCGCCCAGCGCCGCCTGGAAATCGCCCGCGCCATGTGCACCGGCCCGGAGCTGCTTTGCCTCGACGAGCCGGCTGCCGGTCTCAATCCGCGTGAATCGGCGGCGCTCAATGCCTTGCTGAAAGGCATTCGCGCTGAAACCGGGACCTCTATCTTGCTTATCGAGCACGACATGTCTGTCGTCATGGAAATTTCCGACCACGTCATCGTCCTGGAATATGGCCAGAAGATTTCCGACGGCAATCCTGACCATGTGAAGAACGATCCGAGGGTTATTGCGGCCTATCTCGGTGTCGAGGATGAAGAAGTCGAAGAGGTCATTGCGACCGTAGAAGGGGGCGCAATCTGA
- the sciP gene encoding CtrA inhibitor SciP, whose protein sequence is MTEMIRPRVKYVIGPDGSPLTIADLPPPNTRRWVIRRKAEVVAAVRGGLLSLEEACERYTLTVEEFLSWQSSINSHGLAGLRTTRIQQYRH, encoded by the coding sequence ATGACCGAAATGATACGTCCCCGAGTGAAATATGTCATCGGCCCCGATGGCAGCCCCCTGACGATTGCGGATCTTCCGCCGCCGAACACGCGGCGCTGGGTCATTCGCCGGAAGGCAGAGGTTGTCGCGGCTGTTCGCGGTGGCCTGTTGAGCTTGGAAGAAGCCTGCGAGCGTTATACGCTCACTGTCGAAGAATTCCTTTCCTGGCAGTCTTCCATCAACAGCCATGGCCTCGCTGGCCTGCGCACCACGCGCATCCAGCAGTACCGCCACTAA
- a CDS encoding ABC transporter ATP-binding protein: MAAGEQLLKVQGVETYYGNIRALAGIDVEVKKGEIVSLIGANGAGKSTLMMTICGSPQARTGSIIFDGQDITKLPTHEIARLRIAQSPEGRRIFPRMTVLENLQMGAGLDNLKYFNDDVEKIFTMFPRLKERQSQRGGTLSGGEQQMLSIGRALMARPKLLLLDEPSLGLAPLIVKGIFEAIKVLNEKEGLTVFLVEQNAFAALKLSHRAYVLVNGKVTMSGSGKELLANPEVRAAYLEGGRH, from the coding sequence ATGGCGGCCGGAGAACAGCTTCTCAAGGTTCAGGGCGTCGAGACCTATTACGGCAATATCCGCGCGCTCGCAGGCATCGACGTCGAGGTGAAGAAGGGCGAGATCGTCAGCCTGATCGGCGCGAACGGCGCCGGCAAGTCGACGCTGATGATGACGATCTGCGGCAGCCCGCAGGCCCGCACCGGCTCGATCATCTTCGACGGCCAGGACATCACCAAGCTGCCGACGCATGAGATCGCACGGCTGCGTATCGCGCAGTCGCCCGAGGGGCGGCGCATCTTCCCACGCATGACCGTTCTGGAAAATCTCCAGATGGGCGCGGGTCTCGACAACCTCAAATATTTCAATGATGACGTCGAGAAGATCTTTACGATGTTCCCGCGCCTGAAGGAGCGCCAGTCGCAGCGTGGTGGTACGCTTTCGGGCGGCGAACAGCAGATGCTTTCGATCGGCCGTGCGCTGATGGCACGCCCGAAGCTTCTGTTGCTCGACGAACCCTCGCTCGGCCTCGCGCCGCTGATCGTCAAAGGCATCTTCGAAGCCATCAAGGTGCTGAACGAGAAGGAGGGGCTGACCGTCTTCCTCGTGGAGCAGAACGCATTCGCAGCGCTCAAGCTGTCGCACCGTGCCTATGTGCTGGTCAACGGCAAGGTGACGATGAGCGGCAGCGGCAAGGAGCTGCTCGCGAATCCAGAGGTCCGCGCTGCCTATCTCGAAGGCGGGCGGCATTGA
- the livM gene encoding high-affinity branched-chain amino acid ABC transporter permease LivM, translating to MANIDTSAGKSDAGLVQKGLREAFFSGLIALGLFVLYVGLGTQQNINNELIVVQRWGLLAIFVLVAAIGRFIMVVFVRPHLDQRKLSKARHGELDISTDKGFFRTHFLKIALVFLLVYPLATAYFLGPQGALKWVDNFGIQILIYVMLAWGLNIVVGLAGLLDLGYVAFYAVGAYSYALLSAHFGLSFWVLLPLAGIFAALWGVILGFPVLRLRGDYLAIVTLAFGEIIRLVIINWTEVTKGTFGISGIAKASVFGILSFDVGKANNFAKVFGLPSSSAYYKIFLFYVILALCMLTAYVTIRLRRMPIGRAWEALREDEIACRSLGINTVTTKLTAFATGAMFGGFAGSFFAARQGFVSPESFVFLESAVILAIVVLGGMGSLTGIAIAAVVMVGGTEVLREMDFLKTGLTWGNTTIIPGFGPDFTPELYRMLLFGLAMVIVMLFKPRGFVGSREPTAFLKERKAVSGSFTKEGHG from the coding sequence ATGGCAAACATCGACACTTCCGCTGGCAAGTCCGACGCCGGGCTTGTCCAGAAGGGGCTTAGGGAAGCCTTCTTCTCCGGCCTCATCGCACTTGGCCTGTTCGTTCTCTATGTCGGTCTCGGCACGCAGCAGAACATCAACAACGAGTTGATCGTCGTTCAGCGCTGGGGGTTGCTGGCCATTTTCGTGCTGGTCGCCGCCATCGGCCGTTTTATCATGGTCGTTTTCGTCAGGCCGCATCTTGATCAGCGCAAGCTTTCGAAGGCGCGTCATGGCGAACTGGATATTTCAACGGATAAGGGCTTCTTCCGGACACATTTCCTGAAGATCGCGCTCGTATTCCTTCTGGTCTATCCGCTTGCCACTGCCTATTTCCTCGGCCCGCAGGGCGCGTTGAAGTGGGTGGACAATTTCGGCATCCAGATCCTGATCTATGTGATGCTCGCCTGGGGTCTGAACATCGTCGTCGGCCTCGCCGGTCTGCTCGACCTCGGTTACGTCGCCTTCTACGCGGTCGGCGCCTATTCCTATGCGCTGCTTTCAGCCCATTTCGGTCTGTCCTTCTGGGTGCTGCTGCCGCTCGCTGGCATCTTTGCCGCTCTTTGGGGCGTCATCCTCGGCTTTCCGGTGCTGCGCCTGCGCGGTGACTATCTGGCGATCGTCACGCTTGCCTTCGGTGAAATCATCCGCCTGGTCATCATCAACTGGACGGAAGTGACCAAGGGCACCTTCGGTATCTCCGGCATCGCCAAGGCTTCGGTCTTCGGCATCTTGAGCTTCGATGTCGGCAAGGCGAACAATTTCGCCAAGGTTTTCGGCCTGCCGTCATCATCTGCCTACTACAAGATCTTCCTGTTCTACGTCATTCTGGCGCTCTGCATGCTGACGGCCTATGTGACGATCCGGCTGCGCCGCATGCCGATCGGCCGTGCGTGGGAAGCATTGCGCGAGGATGAAATTGCCTGCCGCTCGCTCGGCATCAACACGGTGACGACGAAGCTGACGGCTTTCGCTACCGGCGCGATGTTCGGCGGTTTCGCCGGCTCCTTCTTCGCGGCCCGCCAGGGCTTCGTCTCGCCGGAATCCTTCGTGTTCCTGGAATCGGCCGTCATCCTCGCTATCGTCGTTCTCGGTGGCATGGGTTCGCTGACGGGTATTGCGATTGCAGCCGTCGTCATGGTCGGTGGTACGGAAGTGCTGCGCGAAATGGACTTCCTCAAGACCGGTCTCACGTGGGGCAATACGACGATCATCCCGGGTTTCGGACCGGACTTCACGCCGGAACTCTACCGCATGCTGCTCTTCGGCCTTGCCATGGTCATCGTCATGCTGTTCAAGCCGCGCGGTTTCGTCGGTTCGCGTGAACCAACGGCCTTCCTCAAGGAGCGCAAAGCGGTATCCGGAAGCTTTACCAAGGAGGGCCATGGTTGA
- a CDS encoding GNAT family N-acetyltransferase has translation MDIRIEENTSGGRYVATLEGHEAEMTYSRTSPKLIIIDHTGVPDALRGKGVGQALALHAVEAAREGGWKIIPLCPFFKSQAQRHPEWNDVVN, from the coding sequence ATGGATATCAGGATTGAAGAAAACACGTCCGGCGGCCGCTATGTTGCGACGCTGGAAGGCCATGAAGCGGAAATGACCTATTCCCGCACATCACCGAAACTCATCATCATCGATCATACCGGCGTGCCGGACGCTTTGCGTGGCAAGGGCGTCGGCCAGGCGCTCGCCCTTCATGCGGTCGAAGCAGCCCGCGAGGGCGGCTGGAAGATCATCCCGCTTTGCCCCTTCTTTAAATCACAGGCGCAGCGCCATCCGGAATGGAACGACGTAGTAAACTGA
- the ctrA gene encoding response regulator transcription factor CtrA — protein MRVLLIEDDSATAQSIELMLKSESFNVYTTDLGEEGVDLGKLYDYDIILLDLNLPDMSGYEVLRTLRLSKVKTPILILSGMAGIEDKVRGLGFGADDYMTKPFHKDELVARIHAIVRRSKGHAQSVIITGELIVNLDAKTVEVGGQRVHLTGKEYQMLELLSLRKGTTLTKEMFLNHLYGGMDEPELKIIDVFICKLRKKLANAAGGANYIETVWGRGYVLREPDGAEYAETA, from the coding sequence ATGCGGGTACTTCTCATCGAGGATGACAGCGCTACGGCGCAGAGCATCGAACTGATGCTCAAATCTGAGAGTTTTAATGTTTATACGACAGATCTCGGCGAAGAAGGCGTGGATCTGGGCAAGTTGTATGATTACGATATCATCCTTCTCGATCTGAACCTTCCCGACATGTCCGGATACGAAGTGCTGCGCACTCTCCGCCTGTCGAAGGTCAAGACGCCGATCCTCATCCTCTCGGGCATGGCCGGCATCGAAGACAAGGTTCGTGGTCTCGGCTTCGGCGCCGACGACTACATGACCAAACCGTTCCACAAGGACGAACTCGTCGCCCGTATCCACGCCATTGTCCGCCGGTCCAAGGGCCACGCCCAGTCGGTCATCATCACGGGCGAGCTTATCGTCAACCTCGACGCCAAGACCGTCGAAGTCGGCGGCCAGCGCGTTCATCTGACGGGCAAGGAATATCAGATGCTGGAGCTTCTTTCGCTCCGCAAGGGCACCACGCTCACCAAGGAAATGTTCCTGAACCACCTCTATGGCGGCATGGACGAGCCGGAACTGAAGATCATCGACGTCTTCATCTGCAAGCTGCGCAAGAAGCTCGCAAATGCTGCCGGCGGCGCCAACTACATCGAAACCGTCTGGGGCCGCGGCTATGTGCTGCGCGAGCCCGATGGTGCCGAATACGCCGAAACCGCCTGA
- a CDS encoding helix-turn-helix transcriptional regulator, whose amino-acid sequence MKRRERAVRDCADDAAFSEFEARSAGISALDGTSRLDELTKAAGFEFYLFSVFPRGDRTAFLENKLISNWPQSLVNFYEEADLFYCSRVVAVMKRTIMPVFCEEGPFGGNAANQENRRLNTMFQMHGLKHTFAFTLHDADLKQYIFAFSGARATPSREEAMMLLYGCMELLDTLPSDEKPEDRPSESLTRREIECLRWSAAGKSSDEIAIILDLSSHTVVGYLKSAMRKLDSVNRMQAVARAFRYRLL is encoded by the coding sequence ATGAAGAGACGTGAACGGGCAGTCCGCGACTGCGCTGATGATGCTGCATTTTCTGAGTTCGAAGCCCGTTCTGCGGGCATTTCCGCCCTCGACGGCACAAGCCGTCTGGATGAGCTAACGAAGGCTGCCGGGTTCGAATTCTACCTGTTCTCCGTATTCCCGCGCGGGGATCGGACGGCCTTTCTCGAAAACAAGCTGATCAGCAATTGGCCGCAGAGCCTCGTCAACTTTTACGAGGAGGCGGATCTCTTTTATTGCAGCAGAGTCGTCGCTGTCATGAAGCGCACCATCATGCCTGTCTTCTGCGAGGAGGGGCCTTTTGGCGGCAATGCCGCGAATCAGGAAAACCGCCGCCTGAACACGATGTTTCAGATGCATGGGCTGAAGCATACCTTCGCATTTACGCTGCACGACGCTGACCTGAAACAGTACATCTTTGCCTTTTCGGGGGCGCGTGCCACGCCATCTCGCGAAGAGGCGATGATGCTGCTCTATGGCTGTATGGAGCTTCTGGACACGTTGCCGAGCGACGAGAAGCCGGAAGACCGGCCATCGGAAAGCCTCACCCGGCGGGAGATCGAATGTCTGCGCTGGTCTGCTGCGGGCAAGAGCAGCGACGAGATTGCGATCATTCTCGATCTCTCATCGCATACGGTGGTGGGATATCTGAAGAGCGCGATGCGCAAACTGGATTCGGTCAACCGCATGCAGGCGGTCGCCCGGGCATTTCGGTATCGGCTGCTGTAA
- a CDS encoding response regulator — protein MQRFMITDSSDIVRKVGKRILSELDFLVSEASNAEEALQRCQAELPEYLIVDSGMEGALDLIANIRAMDGGKEVKIYYCVIEADLKKLMAGKRAGATDFLLKPFDRKILTAVFGNRAIAA, from the coding sequence ATGCAGAGATTCATGATCACCGATAGTTCGGACATCGTTCGTAAGGTCGGCAAGCGAATCCTTTCCGAGCTCGATTTTCTGGTCAGCGAAGCTTCGAATGCCGAAGAAGCGTTGCAGCGCTGCCAGGCTGAGCTTCCCGAATATCTGATCGTTGATTCGGGCATGGAAGGCGCGCTCGATCTCATCGCCAATATCCGGGCCATGGACGGCGGCAAAGAGGTCAAGATCTACTATTGCGTCATTGAGGCCGATCTGAAAAAGCTGATGGCTGGCAAGCGGGCAGGGGCAACCGATTTCCTGCTCAAGCCGTTCGACCGCAAGATCCTCACCGCGGTGTTCGGAAATCGCGCAATCGCTGCCTGA
- a CDS encoding branched-chain amino acid ABC transporter permease, giving the protein MEYFVQQLFNGLTLGSIYGLVAIGYTMVYGIIGMINFAHGDIFMLGGFAALIVFLVLTSIFAGLPVAVLLLVMLVVAMLMTSLWNWTIERVAYRPLRGSFRLAPLITAIGMSITLSNFIQVTQGPRNKPIPPLVGTVYNIGGLSISLKQIIIIVVTVVLLAAFWYLVNRTALGRAQRATEQDRKMAALLGVNVDQTISITFIMGAALAAVAGTMYLMYYGVASFNDGFIPGVKAFTAAVLGGIGSLPGAVLGGLMIGLIESLWSAYFTIAYKDVATFAILAFVLIFKPTGILGRPEVEKV; this is encoded by the coding sequence ATGGAGTATTTCGTCCAGCAGCTCTTCAACGGGCTGACTCTCGGATCCATCTATGGCCTTGTGGCTATTGGCTATACGATGGTTTACGGCATTATCGGCATGATCAACTTCGCCCATGGCGACATTTTCATGCTTGGTGGTTTCGCTGCTCTTATCGTCTTTCTCGTTCTCACATCCATCTTTGCAGGTCTTCCGGTAGCCGTACTGCTGCTGGTGATGCTTGTGGTCGCGATGCTGATGACGAGTTTGTGGAATTGGACGATCGAGCGCGTCGCCTATCGCCCGCTGCGCGGTTCATTCCGCCTGGCGCCATTGATTACCGCGATCGGCATGTCGATCACGCTGTCGAACTTCATCCAGGTCACGCAGGGTCCGCGTAACAAGCCGATCCCGCCACTCGTCGGCACGGTTTATAATATCGGCGGTCTCTCGATCTCGCTGAAGCAGATCATCATCATTGTCGTGACCGTCGTCCTGCTCGCTGCCTTCTGGTACCTCGTCAACCGTACGGCGCTCGGACGCGCCCAGCGCGCAACGGAGCAGGACCGCAAGATGGCTGCTCTGCTCGGCGTCAATGTCGACCAGACGATTTCCATCACCTTCATCATGGGTGCGGCACTCGCTGCCGTCGCCGGTACGATGTACCTGATGTATTATGGTGTCGCGTCGTTCAACGATGGCTTCATCCCGGGCGTCAAGGCCTTCACTGCAGCCGTTCTCGGCGGCATCGGCTCACTGCCGGGCGCTGTTCTCGGCGGGCTGATGATTGGCCTTATCGAATCCCTGTGGTCGGCCTATTTCACCATCGCGTACAAGGATGTCGCTACCTTTGCCATTCTTGCATTCGTGCTGATCTTCAAGCCGACGGGCATCCTCGGACGGCCGGAAGTCGAGAAGGTATAA